From a single Hymenobacter sp. YIM 151500-1 genomic region:
- a CDS encoding response regulator — translation MVFHTILIVEDEFIIADHLRGVLEQLGHNVLDIAAEVPAAIQLIEEQRPTLVLVDIKLQGELDGVDLATRLRADYHLPFIYITSFSDSATVRRASQTRPYGYLVKPFKDRDVYVALEMAWSAYASETGDSGAVAVVAGEPHRTPDDDGLFVRDRRQRVKVLYQELLWLQAQGNYTNLYTNSGRFSIYSALKQVEQYLPPADFIRVHKSHVVARRHIVALQSQQLILSDGTSVPVGRTYQADLFKRLNVFKSL, via the coding sequence ATGGTGTTCCATACAATTCTCATTGTCGAAGACGAATTCATCATTGCCGATCATCTACGCGGAGTGCTGGAGCAGCTGGGCCACAACGTACTGGATATAGCCGCCGAGGTGCCAGCGGCCATACAGCTTATCGAGGAGCAGCGCCCTACGCTCGTTCTGGTTGATATCAAGTTGCAGGGCGAGCTGGACGGCGTTGACCTGGCCACCCGGCTCCGCGCCGACTACCACCTGCCGTTCATTTATATCACCTCCTTCTCCGACTCGGCCACGGTGCGCCGGGCTTCCCAGACCCGGCCCTACGGCTACCTGGTCAAACCGTTCAAAGACCGGGACGTGTACGTGGCTCTGGAAATGGCCTGGTCGGCCTACGCCAGCGAAACCGGTGATTCGGGAGCCGTGGCGGTGGTGGCCGGGGAGCCGCACCGCACGCCCGACGACGACGGCCTGTTTGTGCGCGACCGGCGCCAGCGCGTAAAGGTGCTGTATCAGGAGCTGCTGTGGCTGCAAGCTCAGGGCAACTACACCAACTTATACACCAACTCGGGCCGGTTTTCTATCTACAGCGCCCTCAAACAGGTGGAGCAGTACCTGCCGCCGGCCGACTTTATCCGGGTGCATAAGTCTCATGTGGTAGCCCGGCGCCACATTGTGGCGCTGCAAAGCCAACAGCTTATCCTCTCCGATGGCACCTCCGTGCCGGTGGGCCGCACGTACCAGGCCGATTTATTTAAGCGCCTCAACGTGTTCAAGTCGCTGTAG
- a CDS encoding DUF3370 domain-containing protein, with translation MKQALASRYSAAAAALLLAAGCSTPETEPVLPQGVSSTQDAQAGLAWTTGTLAPGALVAPANLRILPGVNDATGSGGLVGAPFWKSNNPEAITGEGWLMTNGGNAAQRGGTATPLSGAVALYFSHLNFMGKLNNQNQPTTNRDLYLHLIATNPGSGTVTITGKGKAVANNLWRFRQTSPSLKSSWYLCSEAWTNNVLDNVSQTVQPLKAVEIAKVRLPAQPSGQDVYTTEGRYELNVAGGSAYFTTVATFDGSLSRAVAFASGNAAQQAPGNQGSPLITVDNSGTAYGREAGIATNSAYYTGDVNVTLPASGAAYMGLCFNTNNRKPIADGSTIYYQDQSAPFTMRLRSSTRTWGGYGHKYNAKLILRNPAATQKNVRISLGANPINANNEVVFDGPVQTVVNGAASQVHQVTLFNNQYAANSRGPQRQALRTVPVPGNGTVTVNVVCYVPGLGFGAGLQLDLESGI, from the coding sequence ATGAAACAAGCACTTGCTTCCCGCTATTCGGCCGCTGCGGCTGCCTTGCTACTCGCGGCTGGCTGTAGCACCCCCGAAACCGAGCCAGTACTGCCCCAAGGCGTCAGCTCCACCCAGGATGCCCAGGCCGGCCTGGCCTGGACCACGGGCACGCTGGCGCCGGGGGCTCTGGTAGCCCCGGCCAACCTGCGCATCCTGCCCGGCGTGAACGACGCCACCGGCAGCGGCGGCCTGGTGGGTGCGCCCTTCTGGAAGAGCAACAACCCCGAAGCCATTACGGGCGAAGGCTGGCTGATGACCAACGGCGGCAACGCGGCCCAGCGCGGCGGCACGGCCACGCCGCTGTCGGGGGCGGTGGCTCTGTACTTCTCCCACCTCAACTTCATGGGCAAGCTCAACAACCAGAACCAGCCCACCACCAACCGCGACCTATACCTGCACCTGATTGCCACCAACCCCGGTTCCGGCACCGTCACCATCACGGGCAAAGGCAAAGCGGTGGCCAACAACTTGTGGCGCTTCCGCCAAACCAGTCCGTCGTTGAAAAGCTCCTGGTATCTATGCTCGGAGGCCTGGACCAACAACGTGCTCGACAACGTGAGCCAAACGGTGCAGCCCCTCAAAGCCGTCGAAATTGCCAAGGTGCGGCTCCCGGCCCAGCCCAGCGGCCAGGACGTGTACACCACCGAAGGCCGCTACGAGCTGAACGTGGCCGGGGGCAGCGCCTACTTCACTACCGTAGCTACCTTCGATGGCAGCCTGAGCCGGGCCGTGGCTTTTGCTTCCGGTAACGCGGCCCAGCAGGCCCCCGGCAACCAGGGCAGCCCCCTGATTACCGTCGACAACTCCGGCACGGCGTACGGGCGTGAGGCGGGCATTGCCACTAACTCGGCCTACTACACCGGCGACGTGAACGTGACGCTGCCCGCCAGCGGCGCCGCCTACATGGGCCTGTGCTTCAACACCAACAACCGCAAGCCCATTGCCGACGGCTCCACCATCTACTACCAGGACCAGAGCGCGCCTTTCACCATGCGCCTGCGGTCCTCGACGCGCACCTGGGGCGGCTACGGGCACAAGTACAACGCCAAGCTGATCCTGCGCAACCCCGCCGCCACGCAGAAAAACGTGCGTATCTCGCTGGGGGCCAATCCCATCAATGCCAACAACGAAGTGGTGTTTGATGGCCCGGTGCAAACGGTGGTAAACGGCGCCGCTTCGCAGGTGCACCAAGTAACGCTGTTCAACAACCAGTATGCCGCCAACTCCCGCGGCCCGCAGCGCCAGGCGCTGCGCACGGTGCCGGTGCCCGGCAATGGCACCGTAACCGTGAACGTGGTGTGCTACGTGCCGGGCCTGGGCTTCGGGGCCGGCTTGCAGCTGGACCTGGAGTCGGGTATCTGA
- a CDS encoding RICIN domain-containing protein: MKTTQLLSGLLLALAPWLGGPAQAQTTGPCPNPAPTDMAGAVQFGNGTPGSCTQAALQTLINAGGKIQCNCGPDPFTLTLTSTLTVPNKEVILDGAGKVTISGNNAVRIFRKEPAVNQAGGTLLGLQNIKLINGRISTPADGSDLGGAALASRGAFGSLRIINVRFENNQTVFPNSAINPGNNISVNADACGAVHTILYKEAVFANCTFVGNKGANGGAVGTIGTAQRFINCVFEGNEATGTGGTFDKGGSGGAVYVDGIDQNGVNNSMSLCGTVFRNNKSGHQGGALNVVFYAGKGSTNSVDRCAFENNSCGPDMGGAFYHMNGPLTLTNSTFANNTTGGTGGGVWMTNTTLTLSNATFAGNTAANLGGGLAYDGSGPDKTATITNCTFAGNRGGNFASALMNGGNTTLVNNLFYNNLTGTQYQSNSYGGGTINKGSGLTVGAGNLQWPETYAAQYGPQREDWLTSAVLVADARLQPLAENGGFTKTMALPTGSPAINAGTASGAPATDQRGYARVGNPDIGAFEVSTVTSTSPPPPSPATFSGVYTLTARHSGQRLNVSGASTATGADVIQWPTSTGAANEQWTVTAVGNGYYTLTAVHSGKCLDVSGASSANGARVQQWDCNNTGAQRWQIVATTDGYYKLLNQASGKALDVSGVSQANGALVHQWEYVGGLNQQWRLDPVAGQSQNRARPAELPAADVVVYPNPASGTAKISFRNPGTAPGRLTLLDGVGRQVRVYALPTSRPGQWHEQQVQLGELPAGLYSLRLELGQHVAVRKLRVE; this comes from the coding sequence ATGAAAACAACCCAACTACTTTCTGGCCTGCTGCTGGCCCTGGCACCCTGGCTGGGTGGGCCAGCCCAGGCCCAGACCACCGGGCCCTGCCCCAACCCGGCCCCCACCGACATGGCCGGGGCCGTGCAGTTCGGCAACGGCACGCCCGGCTCCTGCACCCAGGCCGCTTTGCAAACGTTGATCAACGCCGGCGGCAAAATCCAGTGCAACTGCGGCCCCGACCCGTTCACGCTCACGCTGACTTCCACGCTCACCGTGCCCAACAAGGAGGTTATTCTGGACGGCGCGGGCAAGGTCACCATCAGCGGCAATAATGCCGTGCGCATCTTCCGCAAGGAGCCGGCCGTGAACCAGGCCGGGGGCACCTTGCTGGGCTTGCAGAATATCAAACTCATCAACGGCCGCATCAGCACGCCGGCCGACGGCTCCGACCTCGGCGGCGCGGCCCTGGCCAGCCGGGGCGCGTTTGGCTCGTTGCGTATCATCAACGTGCGCTTTGAAAACAACCAGACCGTTTTCCCCAACAGCGCCATCAACCCCGGCAACAACATTTCGGTGAATGCCGACGCCTGCGGGGCCGTGCACACGATTCTGTACAAGGAAGCCGTGTTTGCCAACTGCACGTTTGTGGGCAACAAAGGCGCCAACGGCGGGGCCGTGGGTACCATCGGCACGGCCCAGCGCTTCATCAACTGCGTGTTTGAGGGCAACGAGGCCACCGGCACGGGCGGCACCTTCGACAAAGGCGGCAGCGGCGGGGCCGTGTACGTGGACGGCATCGACCAGAACGGTGTCAACAACTCCATGAGCCTGTGCGGCACCGTGTTCCGCAACAACAAGTCGGGCCACCAGGGCGGGGCCCTGAACGTGGTGTTCTACGCCGGCAAGGGCAGCACCAACAGCGTGGACCGCTGCGCGTTTGAGAACAACTCCTGCGGCCCGGACATGGGTGGGGCCTTCTACCACATGAACGGCCCGCTTACGCTGACCAACTCCACGTTTGCCAACAACACCACCGGCGGCACCGGCGGGGGCGTGTGGATGACCAACACCACCCTGACGCTCAGCAACGCCACCTTCGCCGGCAACACGGCCGCCAACCTGGGCGGGGGCCTGGCCTACGACGGCTCGGGGCCCGATAAAACGGCTACCATCACCAACTGCACCTTTGCCGGCAACCGCGGGGGCAACTTCGCCAGCGCCCTGATGAACGGCGGCAACACTACGCTGGTCAACAACCTGTTTTACAATAACCTGACCGGTACCCAGTACCAGAGCAACTCCTACGGGGGCGGCACCATCAACAAGGGCTCCGGCCTGACGGTGGGCGCCGGCAACCTGCAATGGCCCGAAACCTACGCCGCCCAGTACGGCCCCCAGCGCGAAGACTGGCTAACCAGCGCCGTGCTCGTGGCCGATGCCCGGCTGCAACCCCTGGCCGAAAACGGGGGCTTCACCAAAACCATGGCCTTGCCCACGGGCAGCCCGGCCATCAACGCCGGCACGGCCTCGGGGGCCCCGGCCACCGACCAGCGCGGCTACGCCCGCGTGGGCAACCCCGACATTGGCGCCTTTGAAGTTTCCACGGTTACGTCTACCTCGCCGCCGCCCCCATCCCCGGCCACCTTCAGCGGGGTGTACACGCTCACGGCCCGCCACAGCGGGCAGCGGCTGAACGTCAGCGGCGCCTCCACCGCTACCGGGGCCGACGTGATTCAGTGGCCGACCTCGACGGGAGCAGCCAACGAGCAGTGGACCGTTACGGCCGTCGGCAACGGCTACTACACGCTCACGGCCGTGCACTCGGGTAAGTGCTTGGATGTAAGCGGCGCCAGCTCGGCCAATGGGGCCCGTGTGCAGCAGTGGGACTGCAACAACACCGGCGCCCAGCGCTGGCAGATTGTGGCTACCACTGATGGCTACTACAAGCTGCTAAACCAAGCCAGCGGCAAGGCCCTCGATGTGAGCGGCGTGAGCCAGGCCAATGGCGCCCTGGTGCACCAGTGGGAGTACGTGGGCGGCCTCAACCAGCAGTGGCGCCTGGACCCGGTAGCCGGCCAGAGCCAGAACCGGGCCCGGCCGGCGGAGCTGCCGGCCGCCGACGTGGTGGTGTATCCCAACCCGGCCTCGGGCACGGCCAAAATCAGCTTCCGCAATCCGGGCACGGCGCCCGGCCGGCTTACCCTGCTCGATGGGGTGGGGCGGCAGGTGCGGGTGTACGCCCTGCCCACTTCCCGGCCGGGCCAGTGGCACGAGCAGCAAGTGCAGCTCGGCGAGCTGCCGGCTGGCCTGTATTCGCTTCGGCTGGAGCTGGGCCAGCACGTAGCCGTGCGTAAGCTACGGGTAGAGTAA
- a CDS encoding T9SS type A sorting domain-containing protein — protein MKKCFWLLSFLLLPWAGRAQTQIPLGAGLDGVTDWSQSRPFVDVMKSHRGFGSAQTPYDNQPPRLDANGWPLGDFGMVVMADMRDNTHLYGTYKLSFKGQATVSNVSSNFSVQNYRYDAATNTSTADVVVPAQPDNQMMMAFRNVGASGVQDIRLIMPGYTAAETFTRPLKEHLQRFQVLRFMDWTSTNGNPVSKWSERTVPTSPSQMSSKGVAWEYCIQLCNETQKDMWLNVPLRADDDYVRELAKLVKARLNPGLRCYVEYSNEIWNYNFSQFHENVELAKAEVAAGNSNLDDGVPTDTWKWAHRRTGKRLMQISNIFRAEFGDAAMMTRIRPVLAGQIANPWEFPGTALNFVHEHYGPPKNFFYAVAGAPYFGIPNQRAGMSKAEILAAFRQNIADMWAPSNTRTAARSSEFDIMTAQATWFGLKHFCYEGGPDTFGPENIQAKKDASLDPAMKDVVLEYLRGWYGHGGPDGLFMWFVAGATNYDSQYGTWGLTNSMMNLNSPKIEGIDQAIARLRPQFTAGFAIPDSIDTRQHVGYRTGWKTTNPNALPYLHAGDQHDYLLNVPATGTYRLRVRLARVGGNLPSSSMRVLVNNTVVQDIVTPGDPNNNWEKFVLSPPVTLQLQQGLSVLRLRYITECNATKSLLFERVGTATSTTGAADEAAAVLYPNPAHKAVSISFASHVAQPVRVAIRDVQGRLVWQKTYAAQAGNNALEADIRPLAAALYVVQVRGQRNGQQATLRLAVQ, from the coding sequence ATGAAGAAATGTTTCTGGTTGCTATCCTTCCTGCTGCTGCCCTGGGCGGGGCGGGCCCAAACCCAAATTCCCCTCGGGGCCGGGCTCGACGGCGTAACCGACTGGTCGCAGAGCCGGCCGTTCGTGGACGTGATGAAGTCCCACCGCGGCTTTGGCTCAGCCCAAACGCCCTACGACAACCAGCCGCCCCGCCTCGACGCCAACGGCTGGCCCCTGGGCGACTTCGGTATGGTGGTGATGGCCGACATGAGGGACAACACCCACCTGTACGGCACCTACAAGCTCTCCTTCAAGGGCCAGGCCACGGTCAGCAACGTGTCGAGCAACTTCTCGGTGCAGAACTACCGCTACGACGCGGCCACCAACACCAGCACCGCCGACGTGGTGGTGCCCGCCCAGCCCGACAACCAGATGATGATGGCCTTCCGCAACGTGGGAGCCAGCGGCGTGCAGGACATCCGGCTCATCATGCCCGGCTACACTGCCGCCGAAACGTTTACGCGGCCGCTCAAGGAGCACCTGCAACGCTTTCAGGTGCTGCGCTTCATGGACTGGACCAGCACCAACGGCAACCCCGTGAGCAAATGGAGTGAGCGGACCGTGCCCACCTCGCCTTCTCAGATGAGCAGCAAGGGCGTGGCCTGGGAATACTGCATTCAACTCTGCAACGAGACGCAGAAGGACATGTGGCTGAACGTGCCGCTCAGGGCCGACGACGACTATGTGCGCGAGCTGGCCAAGCTGGTCAAGGCCCGGCTCAACCCCGGCCTTAGGTGCTACGTGGAGTACAGCAACGAAATCTGGAACTACAATTTCTCCCAGTTTCACGAAAACGTGGAGCTGGCCAAAGCCGAAGTGGCCGCCGGCAACTCCAACCTCGACGACGGCGTCCCCACCGACACCTGGAAGTGGGCCCACCGCCGCACCGGCAAGCGCCTGATGCAAATCAGCAACATCTTCCGGGCCGAGTTTGGCGACGCGGCCATGATGACCCGCATCCGGCCCGTGCTGGCCGGGCAGATTGCCAACCCCTGGGAGTTTCCGGGCACGGCCCTCAACTTCGTGCACGAGCACTACGGGCCGCCCAAGAACTTCTTCTACGCCGTGGCCGGGGCGCCTTACTTCGGCATCCCTAACCAGCGCGCGGGCATGTCCAAGGCCGAAATTCTGGCCGCCTTCCGCCAGAACATTGCCGACATGTGGGCACCCAGCAACACCCGCACCGCGGCGCGCAGCTCGGAGTTCGACATCATGACGGCCCAGGCTACGTGGTTTGGCCTGAAGCACTTCTGCTACGAAGGCGGCCCCGACACCTTCGGCCCCGAAAACATCCAGGCCAAGAAAGACGCCAGCCTGGACCCGGCCATGAAGGACGTGGTGCTGGAGTACCTGCGCGGCTGGTACGGCCACGGCGGCCCCGACGGGCTGTTTATGTGGTTTGTGGCCGGCGCCACCAACTACGACAGCCAGTACGGCACCTGGGGCCTGACCAATTCCATGATGAACCTGAACTCTCCCAAGATTGAGGGCATCGACCAGGCCATTGCCCGCCTCCGCCCGCAGTTTACGGCCGGCTTCGCCATTCCCGACTCCATCGACACGCGCCAGCACGTGGGCTACCGCACCGGCTGGAAAACCACCAACCCCAACGCCCTGCCCTACCTGCACGCGGGCGACCAGCACGACTACCTGCTCAACGTGCCCGCCACCGGCACCTACCGCCTGCGCGTGCGCCTGGCCCGGGTGGGCGGCAACCTGCCCTCGTCCTCCATGCGGGTGCTGGTAAACAACACCGTGGTGCAGGACATCGTGACGCCCGGCGACCCGAATAACAACTGGGAAAAGTTTGTGCTCAGCCCGCCCGTCACGCTCCAGCTGCAGCAGGGCCTGAGCGTGCTGCGCCTGCGCTACATAACCGAGTGCAACGCCACCAAGTCGCTACTTTTTGAGCGGGTGGGCACGGCTACTTCCACCACCGGAGCCGCCGATGAAGCCGCGGCCGTACTCTACCCCAACCCGGCCCACAAGGCGGTCAGCATCAGCTTTGCCAGCCACGTGGCCCAGCCCGTGCGCGTGGCCATCCGCGACGTGCAGGGGCGCCTGGTGTGGCAGAAAACCTACGCCGCCCAGGCCGGCAACAACGCCCTCGAAGCCGACATCCGGCCCCTGGCGGCGGCCCTGTACGTGGTGCAGGTGCGCGGCCAGCGCAACGGCCAGCAGGCCACCCTGCGCCTGGCCGTGCAGTAA
- a CDS encoding RICIN domain-containing protein, which yields MKKTVSLFLLAGWTSLLALPAQAQTTYHIGNSLTDTKNGMLEPLSRSAGRDLVFLRFTIPGAPTDWLWDHPNTGFGDTNYPVVFVNRAPIGHLFTQPFAGHDRAIDNEADYSGRFYNLCRQNSPDVQHWLYQQWPDKAFQDNWSQGKGSAAGLGLTPARNWVQGACNHLAYDEAVRQRMDDQTGGKEIRIVPAGLALAKLAIEIEAGRVPGVTDFFNTHFSDDLHLSDLGSYMVNLVHYACIYQESPVGKVTYKPAALTEAQATVYKQIAWDVTRDYPWSGLGGNGTLYAQIRAYTGGGPSTPGPAVATGAVVREVWTGIGGTAVSAIPTATPASGGELLTQLEVAAGGADNYGTRIRGYIVSPAAGWYTFHIAGDDNCELWLSSGPEEANKSRIAHVPGWTNPREWGKYPEQQSAQVYLVAGGRFYFEILQKEAGGGDHVAVGWTGPNNTSITVVPGSVLAPYNPFGTGRYALQAQHSSKVLDVLSFSTADGAAVVQHTPNGGTNQQWELAPAATAGYYTLTAAHSQKRLDVANASTANGATVWQYTANGTAAQDWLVLPVGGGYFKLLARCSGKALDVNGRSVNDGASIIQWDYHGDGNQRWRLVPAGTSVAQATAARPGAGSKPLGALDDAIFPNPATADVNLRCQAPKAGRLHVVVRDQLGRTVYETAAPVTAGENLVHFRLPDVVRSGVHTVSVSGGTAEPRTYKLLIAR from the coding sequence ATGAAAAAAACCGTTTCTCTGTTCCTCCTGGCAGGATGGACCAGTCTGCTGGCTCTGCCTGCTCAGGCCCAGACCACCTACCACATCGGCAACAGCCTGACCGACACCAAGAACGGTATGCTGGAGCCGCTCAGCCGCAGTGCCGGCCGCGACTTAGTGTTTCTGCGCTTTACCATTCCGGGTGCCCCCACCGACTGGCTCTGGGACCATCCCAACACCGGCTTCGGCGACACCAATTACCCGGTTGTCTTCGTCAACCGCGCGCCCATCGGCCACCTGTTCACCCAGCCCTTCGCCGGCCACGACCGGGCCATCGACAACGAGGCCGACTACAGCGGGCGGTTTTACAACCTGTGCCGCCAGAACAGCCCCGACGTGCAGCACTGGCTGTACCAGCAGTGGCCCGACAAAGCCTTTCAGGACAACTGGTCGCAGGGCAAAGGCTCCGCGGCCGGCCTGGGCCTGACGCCGGCCCGCAACTGGGTGCAGGGCGCCTGCAACCACCTGGCCTACGACGAAGCCGTGCGCCAGCGCATGGACGACCAGACCGGCGGCAAGGAAATCCGCATTGTGCCCGCGGGGCTGGCTCTGGCCAAGCTGGCCATCGAGATTGAAGCTGGCCGCGTGCCCGGCGTCACCGACTTTTTCAACACCCACTTCAGCGACGACCTGCACCTGAGCGACCTGGGCTCCTACATGGTGAACCTGGTGCACTACGCCTGCATCTACCAGGAAAGCCCGGTGGGCAAGGTTACCTACAAGCCCGCCGCCCTCACCGAGGCCCAAGCCACCGTCTACAAGCAGATAGCCTGGGACGTGACGCGCGACTACCCCTGGAGCGGGTTGGGCGGCAATGGCACGCTGTACGCGCAAATCCGGGCCTACACGGGTGGGGGGCCAAGCACGCCGGGCCCGGCCGTGGCCACGGGCGCCGTGGTGCGCGAGGTCTGGACCGGCATTGGGGGCACGGCTGTATCGGCCATTCCCACTGCCACGCCGGCTTCGGGCGGGGAGCTGCTGACCCAGCTGGAAGTAGCCGCCGGTGGGGCTGACAACTACGGCACCCGCATCCGGGGCTACATCGTCTCGCCGGCCGCGGGCTGGTACACCTTCCACATTGCCGGCGACGACAACTGTGAGCTGTGGCTCAGCTCGGGCCCGGAGGAAGCCAATAAGTCGCGCATTGCCCACGTGCCCGGCTGGACCAACCCGCGCGAGTGGGGCAAGTACCCCGAGCAGCAGTCGGCGCAGGTGTACCTGGTGGCCGGGGGGCGGTTCTACTTTGAGATATTGCAGAAGGAAGCCGGCGGCGGCGACCATGTGGCCGTAGGCTGGACCGGCCCCAACAACACGAGCATCACGGTGGTGCCGGGCAGCGTGCTGGCGCCCTACAATCCCTTCGGCACCGGGCGCTACGCCCTGCAAGCCCAGCACAGCAGCAAAGTGCTCGACGTGCTTTCGTTTAGTACCGCCGACGGAGCCGCGGTGGTGCAGCACACCCCAAACGGCGGCACCAACCAGCAGTGGGAGCTGGCCCCGGCCGCTACGGCCGGCTACTACACGCTCACGGCCGCTCACAGCCAAAAGCGCCTCGACGTGGCCAATGCCTCCACCGCCAACGGGGCCACCGTGTGGCAATACACCGCCAACGGCACCGCCGCCCAGGACTGGCTGGTGCTGCCCGTGGGCGGCGGCTACTTCAAGCTGCTGGCCCGCTGCAGCGGCAAAGCCCTCGACGTAAACGGCCGGTCCGTGAACGACGGAGCCAGCATCATCCAGTGGGACTACCACGGCGACGGCAACCAGCGCTGGCGGCTTGTACCGGCCGGCACTTCCGTAGCCCAGGCCACGGCCGCCCGGCCGGGTGCCGGCAGTAAGCCGCTGGGCGCCCTCGACGATGCCATATTCCCCAATCCGGCAACTGCCGACGTGAACCTGCGCTGCCAGGCTCCGAAGGCGGGCCGCCTGCACGTGGTGGTGCGCGACCAGCTGGGCCGCACCGTGTACGAAACGGCCGCGCCAGTAACCGCCGGCGAAAACCTGGTGCACTTCCGCCTGCCCGACGTAGTGCGCAGTGGCGTGCACACGGTAAGCGTGAGCGGCGGGACGGCGGAGCCGCGCACCTACAAGCTACTGATTGCCCGGTAG
- a CDS encoding type VI secretion system Vgr family protein: protein MPRQVSVAVQCGEQPLAPAQDVQRVSLTQSLFDHHRFEVVVPFDRVESAGAAFVSDAPARLLGQALTLQLLADAHFFNQGQQLQFKGLVTHLSAGQDNDYVGSVRVSGYSPCQLLASGYQKRTFRGQTLAAIFTTVLAPFPTNVLTRTLAPLYQQPIPYVVQYQETNYAFLRRLAAEYGEWLYYDGQHLRLGPPPAEEGLEFWADGHYNTFRVELGLRPTGQQLYAYDYTRHEQLTSTTQPQHVPELAKQPLLHTALGQSAQLYQAGHHPPPHPVQSARQLDQQAALRQAATAAGLVTAQGTSDNPALQVGRVLIIRGKGLGSRHQLPESFGAYRILTLTHTVDQYGNYGNTFTAVPVQAAVPPAPLAPRGAAAPELAEVIDDQDPARLGRLKVRYYWPVQHRRDAETDWIRVLTPYSGDGKGQLFNPEIGSQVLVAYQDQVAEQPVVLGNLFHAANAQGAAYSRRNNHVKGLQTKAGNKITMNDALGAMTMLLSNSNKKSTALQLGFDGDGNVTIKTLGPVHVSGSTITLDAGMLGEIHMHARRISLQAEQEIVAHSVAKDITLIAKERLAYQGKLITGKAEENMHLDGGQQLTSSSDDSRYL, encoded by the coding sequence ATGCCCCGGCAAGTAAGTGTAGCAGTACAGTGCGGCGAGCAGCCGCTGGCGCCCGCCCAGGACGTGCAGCGCGTGTCGCTGACGCAAAGCCTCTTCGACCATCACCGCTTCGAGGTGGTGGTGCCCTTCGACCGGGTGGAAAGCGCGGGGGCGGCCTTTGTTAGCGACGCCCCCGCCCGCCTGCTCGGCCAGGCGCTGACGCTGCAGCTGCTGGCCGATGCGCACTTCTTCAACCAGGGCCAGCAGCTGCAGTTCAAGGGCCTGGTCACGCACCTGAGCGCGGGGCAGGACAACGACTACGTGGGCAGTGTGCGCGTCAGCGGCTACAGCCCCTGCCAGCTGCTGGCTAGCGGCTACCAGAAGCGCACCTTCCGCGGCCAGACCCTGGCCGCCATCTTCACCACGGTGCTGGCGCCCTTTCCCACCAACGTGCTGACGCGCACGCTGGCCCCGCTCTACCAGCAGCCCATTCCCTACGTGGTGCAGTACCAGGAAACCAACTACGCCTTCCTGCGCCGCCTGGCCGCCGAGTACGGCGAGTGGCTGTACTACGACGGCCAGCACCTGCGCCTGGGCCCGCCGCCGGCGGAGGAAGGCCTGGAGTTCTGGGCCGACGGCCACTACAACACCTTCCGCGTCGAGCTGGGCCTGCGCCCCACCGGGCAGCAGCTCTACGCCTACGACTACACCCGCCACGAGCAGCTGACGAGTACCACCCAGCCCCAGCACGTGCCGGAGCTGGCCAAACAGCCCCTGCTGCACACGGCCCTCGGGCAGTCGGCCCAGCTCTACCAGGCCGGGCACCACCCCCCGCCGCACCCGGTGCAGAGTGCCCGCCAGCTCGACCAGCAGGCCGCCCTGCGCCAGGCGGCCACGGCCGCCGGCCTGGTCACGGCCCAGGGCACGAGCGACAACCCGGCCTTGCAGGTGGGGCGGGTGCTCATCATCCGGGGCAAGGGCCTGGGCAGCCGCCACCAGCTGCCGGAAAGCTTCGGCGCCTACCGCATCCTCACCCTGACCCACACGGTGGACCAGTACGGCAACTACGGCAACACCTTCACGGCCGTGCCGGTGCAGGCCGCCGTGCCGCCCGCCCCGCTGGCCCCGCGCGGGGCGGCGGCCCCGGAGCTGGCCGAAGTTATCGACGACCAGGACCCGGCCCGGCTGGGCCGGCTGAAGGTGCGCTACTACTGGCCCGTGCAGCACCGGCGCGACGCCGAAACCGACTGGATTCGGGTGCTGACGCCCTACAGCGGCGACGGGAAAGGGCAGCTGTTCAACCCGGAAATCGGCTCGCAGGTGCTGGTGGCCTACCAGGACCAGGTGGCCGAGCAGCCGGTGGTGCTGGGCAACCTGTTCCATGCCGCCAATGCGCAGGGCGCCGCCTACTCGCGCCGCAACAACCACGTGAAGGGCCTGCAAACCAAAGCCGGCAACAAAATCACGATGAACGACGCGCTGGGGGCCATGACGATGCTGCTGTCGAACTCGAACAAGAAAAGCACGGCCCTGCAGCTGGGCTTTGATGGGGACGGCAACGTGACCATCAAAACGCTGGGGCCGGTGCACGTGTCGGGCAGCACCATCACGCTGGACGCGGGCATGCTGGGCGAGATTCACATGCACGCGCGGCGCATCAGCCTGCAGGCCGAGCAGGAAATCGTGGCCCACTCCGTGGCTAAGGACATTACGCTCATTGCCAAGGAGCGCCTGGCCTACCAGGGCAAGCTCATCACGGGCAAGGCCGAGGAAAACATGCACCTCGACGGCGGCCAGCAGCTCACCTCCTCCTCCGACGACTCCCGCTACCTGTAG